The proteins below are encoded in one region of Scomber japonicus isolate fScoJap1 chromosome 2, fScoJap1.pri, whole genome shotgun sequence:
- the LOC128367355 gene encoding uncharacterized protein LOC128367355, giving the protein MDSETCDKEVQGYLSDNGWERLIGLARRILDSMLLKVSPAKLTQEVLTTFMAEVSAILNARPLVPVSTDPDSPFILTPATLLTQKVSALPPPKGEFDEKDLYGKQWRQVQSLANTFWCRWRTEYLPTLQRRRKWEKEKRNLKEGDVILLKNDQLQRNDWPMGVILKTFPGADGRVRKVEIKTSRDGSAKTFLRPVSEVVLLLSPETD; this is encoded by the exons ATGGACTCTGAGACCTGTGACAAGGAGGTGCAAGGATACCTCAGCGACAACGG CTGGGAGCGGCTAATTGGACTCGCAAGGCGTATCCTGGACTCGATGCTGTTGAAAGTCAGCCCAGCAAAGCTCACACAGGAGGTCCTGACAACATTCATGGCAGAGGTCTCAGCTATCCTAAACGCCCGTCCGCTGGTTCCTGTGTCCACAGACCCCGACTCCCCATTCATCCTGACACCAGCGACCCTTCTCACACAGAAGGTCagtgctcttcctcctccgaaGGGTGAATTCGACGAGAAGGACCTCTACGGAAAGCAGTGGAGGCAGGTCCAAAGCCTCGCCAACACCTTCTGGTGTCGCTGGAGGACTGAGTACCTCCCTACCTTGCAGAGACGCAGGAAGTGGGAAAAGGAGAAGCGCAATCTGAAAGAGGGGGATGTCATCCTCCTGAAGAACGACCAGTTGCAGAGAAACGACTGGCCTATGGGCGTCATCCTCAAGACCTTCCCCGGCGCGGACGGGAGGGTAAGGAAGGTGGAGATCAAGACTTCAAGGGACGGGTCAGCCAAGACCTTCCTGCGACCTGTCTCAGAGGTCGTCTTACTCCTCTCCCCAGAGACtgattaa